CCGCCCAGCAGCACCTCGGCGCCCTCCTGCTTGCCGATGTCGAGGTAGCTGAGGATCTTCTCGAACTGGTCGTTCGAGGCCTGCGCGCCGATCGTGGTGGCGGGGTCCAGCGGGTTACCAGGCACGTGGGCCTTGGCCCGCTCGACCGCCAGCTCCATGAACGCGCCGAAGATTTCCTCCTGCACGAGCGCGCGTGACGGGCAGGTGCACACCTCGCCCTGATTGAGCGCGAACATGCCAAAGCCTTCGAGGCACTTCTGCAGGAAGTCGTCCTTCTCCTGCATCACGTCGGCAAAGAACACGTTGGGGCTCTTGCCGCCGAGCTCGAGCGTGACCGGGATGATGTTCTCCGAGGCGTACTGCATGATGAGGCGGCCCGTCGTGGTCTCACCCGTGAAGGCGACCTTGGCGATGCGCTCGCTCTGGGCGAGCGGCTTGCCCGCCTCCGGCCCGAAGCCGTGGACGATGTTGACTACGCCCGGCGGGAGCACGTCCTTGATCAGGTCGATCCACTCCATGATGCCGACCGGCGTCTGCTCGGCGGGCTTGATGACGACGCAGTTGCCGGCGGCGAGCGCCGGGGCGAGCTTCCAGGCCGCCATCAACAGCGGGAAGTTCCACGGGATGATCTGCGCCACCACGCCGAGCGGCTCGGGGAGCTGGATCGAGACCGTGTCGGCGTCGTGCTCGGAGATGCCGCCCTCCTGGGCGCGGATGACGCCGGCGAAGTAGCGGTAGTGGTCGACGACGAGCGGGAGGTCGGCGTTGAGCGTCTCGCGGACCGGCTTGCCGTTGTCGACGGTCTCGACGCGGGCGAGGTACTCGAGGTTGTCTTCGGTGATCTGCGCGATCTTGAGGAGGATGTTCGAGCGCTCGGCGACGGAGGTCTTGTTCCACGTCTGGGCAGCTTTGTGCGCCGCGTCGAGGGCGCGCTCGACGTCCTTCTCGTTCGAGCGCGGGATCTCGCAGAAGTTCTGCCCGTCGATCGGCGACGGGTTCTCGAAGTAGCGGCCGTCGACCGGCTCGGCGTACTCGCCGCCGATGAAGTTGTGGTAGCGCTCCTTGAGTTGGGGGCGGTCGTAGATCATAGCGGTGTGGGGTTGGTGAAGGAGGAAGCGGTAGCCGCCTTGCGACAGCACAGATTATATCGTTTATTTAGGGTACCTGCAAGCGCTTCCAGCCGTCTAGCGGAAGGCTTCCAAAAAATCGCGGGATTCTGTCAGGTCGCCCGATGCCGTCTGCCCACCCCACCGACGCCTTCCACACCCGCCTCGCCCGCGTCGAGCGCGAGCGCCCGCCGCAGGACCTCGTCGAGAACCGCGTCACGTTCGGGGCCGAGGGGGCCGAGTTCGCGGTCTACGACACGTTCCGCCCCGCCGAGCGCGTCCCGCTCACCGCTCCGAA
The sequence above is drawn from the Bacteroidota bacterium genome and encodes:
- a CDS encoding aldehyde dehydrogenase family protein produces the protein MIYDRPQLKERYHNFIGGEYAEPVDGRYFENPSPIDGQNFCEIPRSNEKDVERALDAAHKAAQTWNKTSVAERSNILLKIAQITEDNLEYLARVETVDNGKPVRETLNADLPLVVDHYRYFAGVIRAQEGGISEHDADTVSIQLPEPLGVVAQIIPWNFPLLMAAWKLAPALAAGNCVVIKPAEQTPVGIMEWIDLIKDVLPPGVVNIVHGFGPEAGKPLAQSERIAKVAFTGETTTGRLIMQYASENIIPVTLELGGKSPNVFFADVMQEKDDFLQKCLEGFGMFALNQGEVCTCPSRALVQEEIFGAFMELAVERAKAHVPGNPLDPATTIGAQASNDQFEKILSYLDIGKQEGAEVLLGG